Proteins encoded together in one Lathyrus oleraceus cultivar Zhongwan6 chromosome 5, CAAS_Psat_ZW6_1.0, whole genome shotgun sequence window:
- the LOC127088328 gene encoding uncharacterized protein LOC127088328 isoform X3 yields MTHKVVMSLIPFLLLWLINDHGSLARDMNQVDQPYLDGWLKNTPLKNQKPSPNSDQVYLDGWLKDTRGEKAKVNLDSNQVYLDGWLKDTRTEKAKVNPDSNLVYLDGWLKDTRAEKEKVNPDSNQVYLDGWLKDTRAEKEKINPDSNQVYLDGWLKDTRGEKEKSNHDSNQVYLDGWLKDTRGEKEKVNPDSNQVYLDGWLKDTRAEKEKVNPDSNQIYLDGWLKDIRVQKAKSNSDSNRVYLDGWLKDTRAEKVKVNPDSNQVYLDGWLKDTRDEKAKSTPDSNQVYVDGWLKDTRAEKAIVNSDSNQVYLDGWLKDTRAEKENSSPNSNLIYLDGWLKDNHVENAKSIPNSKQAYLDGWLKDSHAENDMKNGQHLEESNGKLSSKVDHTEAFKVAFFSLDDLYVGNVMTLQFPIREYAPFLPRKVADDIPVSKSQSPSLLQLFSLTKDSPQGEDMIDVINQCESEPNKGETKACPTSLESMLEFVHGIIGAETNYNIHSTSYPTTSGAPLQNYTVLDISKDIYAPKWVACHPRPYPYALYYCHYLDIGSKIFKVLLKGEYGDIMNALGICHLDTSAMNPNHFIFDLLGMKPGEGPLCHFFPVKHVLWVPTPSDATK; encoded by the exons ATGACACACAAAGTTGTTATGTCTCTCATTCCTTTTCTTCTTCTCTGGTTGATT AATGACCATGGAAGCCTTGCAAGAGATATGAACCAAGTTGATCAGCCTTATCTTGATGGGTGGCTCAAAAACACTCCATTGAAGAACCAAAAACCCTCCCCTAACTCCGACCAAGTTtaccttgatggatggttgaaagatacTCGAGGTGAGAAAGCAAAAGTCAACCTTGACTCCAACCAAGTTtaccttgatggatggttgaaagataccCGAACCGAGAAAGCAAAAGTCAACCCTGACTCAAATCTAGTTtaccttgatggatggttgaaagatacTCGGGCTGAGAAAGAAAAAGTCAATCCTGATTCTAACCAAGTTtaccttgatggatggttgaaagatacaCGAGCCGAGAAAGAAAAAATCAACCCTGACTCCAACCAAGTTtac cttgatggatggttgaaagataccCGAGGTGAGAAAGAAAAATCCAACCATGACTCCAACCAAGTTtaccttgatggatggttgaaagataccCGAGGCGagaaagaaaaagtcaaccctgactccaaccaagtttacctggatggatggttgaaagatacTAGAGCCGagaaagaaaaagtcaacccTGACTCCAACCAAATTtaccttgatggatggttgaaagataTCCGAGTCCAAAAAGCAAAATCCAACTCTGACTCCAACCGAGTTTAtcttgatggatggttgaaagatacTAGAGCGGAGAAAGTCAAAGTCAACCCTGACTCCAACCAAGTTtaccttgatggatggttgaaagataccCGAGATGAGAAAGCAAAATCCACCCCTGACTCCAACCAAGTTTACgttgatggatggttgaaagataccCGAGCTGAGAAGGCAATAGTTAACTCTGACTCCAACCAAGTTtaccttgatggatggttgaaagatacaCGAGCAGAGAAAGAAAATTCCTCCCCTAACTCTAACCTAATTTAtcttgatggatggttgaaagataACCATGTTGAGAATGCAAAATCCATCCCAAATTCCAAGCAAGCTTACCTTGATGGTTGGTTAAAAGACTCGCATGCAGAGAACGACATGAAAAATGGACAACACTTGGAAGAATCGAATGGAAAACTATCTTCAAAAGTTGACCATACAGAAGCATTCAAGGTAGCTTTTTTCAGTCTAGATGATCTTTATGTAGGAAATGTAATGACCTTGCAATTTCCTATCAGAGAATATGCTCCGTTCTTGCCAAGAAAAGTAGCCGACGACATTCCTGTCTCCAAATCACAAAGCCCAAGCCTTCTTCAACTATTCTCACTCACAAAAGATTCTCCTCAAGGTGAAGACATGATAGACGTAATTAATCAATGTGAGTCTGAACCCAATAAAGGGGAGACCAAGGCTTGTCCTACTTCTTTAGAGTCCATGCTTGAATTTGTTCATGGTATTATTGGTGCTGAGACTAATTATAACATTCACTCGACTAGCTATCCCACAACATCAGGTGCACCTTTGCAGAACTACACAGTTTTGGATATCTCAAAGGATATTTATGCTCCTAAATGGGTAGCATGTCACCCTAGGCCTTACCCATATGCACTTTACTATTGCCACTACCTAGACATAGGGAGTAAGATCTTCAAAGTTCTTCTAAAAGGTGAATATGGAGACATAATGAATGCTTTGGGAATTTGCCACCTAGACACATCTGCCATGAATCCTAATCATTTTATATTTGACCTACTTGGAATGAAGCCTGGGGAAGGTCCATTATGTCATTTCTTCCCTGTTAAGCATGTCTTATGGGTGCCAACCCCATCAGATGCCACTAAGTGA
- the LOC127078482 gene encoding uncharacterized protein LOC127078482 yields MNQDTRGEKEKVNPASNQVYLDGWLKDTRAEKEKVNPDSNQVYVDGWLKDTRVEKEKSAPDSKQVYLDGWLKDTRGEKAKANPDSNQVYLDGWLKDTRAEKEKVNPDSNQQVYLDGWLKDTRGEKVKANPDSNQVYLDGWLKDTRAEKENSNLDSNQVYLDGWLKDTRAEKAKSNPDTNQAYLDGWLKDTRVEKEKSTLDSKKVYLDGCLKDIRVEKEKSSPDSKQAYLDGWLKDT; encoded by the exons ATGAACCAAG ATACCCGAGGTGAGAAGGAAAAAGTCAACCCTGCCTCCAACCAAGTTTACCTTGATGGATGGCTAAAAGATACCCGAGCTGAGAAAGAAAAAGTCAATCCTGACTCCAACCAAGTTTACgttgatggatggttgaaagataccCGAGTTGAAAAGGAGAAATCCGCCCCTGACTCTAAGCAAGTTtaccttgatggatggttgaaagatacTAGAGGAGAGAAAGCCAAAGCCAACCCTGATTCAAACCAAGTTTACCTTGATGGATGGCTAAAAGATACTCGAGCAGAGAAAGAAAAAGTCAATCCTGACTCCAACCAA CAAGTTtaccttgatggatggttgaaagatacTAGAGGCGAGAAAGTGAAAGCCAACCCTGATTCAAACCAAGTTtaccttgatggatggttgaaagatacTCGAGCAGAGAAAGAAAACTCCAACCTTGACTCAAACCAAGTTtaccttgatggatggttgaaagaCACCCGAGCTGAGAAAGCAAAATCTAATCCTGACACCAACCAAGCTtaccttgatggatggttgaaagataccCGAGTTGAAAAGGAGAAATCTACCCTAGACTCTAAGAAAGTTTACCTTGATGGGTGCCTGAAAGATATCCGAGTTGAAAAGGAGAAATCTTCCCCTGACTCTAAGCAAGCTtaccttgatggatggttgaaagatacTTGA
- the LOC127088328 gene encoding uncharacterized protein LOC127088328 isoform X1 gives MTHKVVMSLIPFLLLWLINDHGSLARDMNQVDQPYLDGWLKNTPLKNQKPSPNSDQVYLDGWLKDTRGEKAKVNLDSNQVYLDGWLKDTRTEKAKVNPDSNLVYLDGWLKDTRAEKEKVNPDSNQVYLDGWLKDTRAEKEKINPDSNQVYLDGWLKDTRDEKEKSNQVYLDGWLKDTRAEKEKSNPDSNQVYLDGWLKDSRAEKEKHNPNSNQVYLDGWLKDTRVQKEKASSDSNQVYLDRWLKDTRVQKEKVNSDSNEVYLDGWLKDTRAEKEKVNPDSNQVYLDGWLKDTRGEKEKSNHDSNQVYLDGWLKDTRGEKEKVNPDSNQVYLDGWLKDTRAEKEKVNPDSNQIYLDGWLKDIRVQKAKSNSDSNRVYLDGWLKDTRAEKVKVNPDSNQVYLDGWLKDTRDEKAKSTPDSNQVYVDGWLKDTRAEKAIVNSDSNQVYLDGWLKDTRAEKENSSPNSNLIYLDGWLKDNHVENAKSIPNSKQAYLDGWLKDSHAENDMKNGQHLEESNGKLSSKVDHTEAFKVAFFSLDDLYVGNVMTLQFPIREYAPFLPRKVADDIPVSKSQSPSLLQLFSLTKDSPQGEDMIDVINQCESEPNKGETKACPTSLESMLEFVHGIIGAETNYNIHSTSYPTTSGAPLQNYTVLDISKDIYAPKWVACHPRPYPYALYYCHYLDIGSKIFKVLLKGEYGDIMNALGICHLDTSAMNPNHFIFDLLGMKPGEGPLCHFFPVKHVLWVPTPSDATK, from the exons ATGACACACAAAGTTGTTATGTCTCTCATTCCTTTTCTTCTTCTCTGGTTGATT AATGACCATGGAAGCCTTGCAAGAGATATGAACCAAGTTGATCAGCCTTATCTTGATGGGTGGCTCAAAAACACTCCATTGAAGAACCAAAAACCCTCCCCTAACTCCGACCAAGTTtaccttgatggatggttgaaagatacTCGAGGTGAGAAAGCAAAAGTCAACCTTGACTCCAACCAAGTTtaccttgatggatggttgaaagataccCGAACCGAGAAAGCAAAAGTCAACCCTGACTCAAATCTAGTTtaccttgatggatggttgaaagatacTCGGGCTGAGAAAGAAAAAGTCAATCCTGATTCTAACCAAGTTtaccttgatggatggttgaaagatacaCGAGCCGAGAAAGAAAAAATCAACCCTGACTCCAACCAAGTTtaccttgatggatggttgaaagataccCGAGATGAGAAAGAAAAATCCAACCAAGTTtaccttgatggatggttgaaagataccCGAGCCGAGAAAGAAAAAAGCAACCCTGACTCCAACCAAGTTtaccttgatggatggttgaaagataGCCGAGCTGAGAAAGAAAAACACAACCCTAACTCCAACCAAGTTtaccttgatggatggttgaaagataccCGAGTCCAAAAAGAAAAAGCCAGCTCTGACTCCAACCAAGTTTACCTTGATAGATGGTTGAAAGATACTCGAGTTCAAAAAGAAAAAGTCAACTCTGACTCCAACGAAGTTTACCTTGATGGGTGGTTGAAAGATACCCGGGCCGagaaagaaaaagtcaaccctgactccaaccaagtttaccttgatggatggttgaaagataccCGAGGTGAGAAAGAAAAATCCAACCATGACTCCAACCAAGTTtaccttgatggatggttgaaagataccCGAGGCGagaaagaaaaagtcaaccctgactccaaccaagtttacctggatggatggttgaaagatacTAGAGCCGagaaagaaaaagtcaacccTGACTCCAACCAAATTtaccttgatggatggttgaaagataTCCGAGTCCAAAAAGCAAAATCCAACTCTGACTCCAACCGAGTTTAtcttgatggatggttgaaagatacTAGAGCGGAGAAAGTCAAAGTCAACCCTGACTCCAACCAAGTTtaccttgatggatggttgaaagataccCGAGATGAGAAAGCAAAATCCACCCCTGACTCCAACCAAGTTTACgttgatggatggttgaaagataccCGAGCTGAGAAGGCAATAGTTAACTCTGACTCCAACCAAGTTtaccttgatggatggttgaaagatacaCGAGCAGAGAAAGAAAATTCCTCCCCTAACTCTAACCTAATTTAtcttgatggatggttgaaagataACCATGTTGAGAATGCAAAATCCATCCCAAATTCCAAGCAAGCTTACCTTGATGGTTGGTTAAAAGACTCGCATGCAGAGAACGACATGAAAAATGGACAACACTTGGAAGAATCGAATGGAAAACTATCTTCAAAAGTTGACCATACAGAAGCATTCAAGGTAGCTTTTTTCAGTCTAGATGATCTTTATGTAGGAAATGTAATGACCTTGCAATTTCCTATCAGAGAATATGCTCCGTTCTTGCCAAGAAAAGTAGCCGACGACATTCCTGTCTCCAAATCACAAAGCCCAAGCCTTCTTCAACTATTCTCACTCACAAAAGATTCTCCTCAAGGTGAAGACATGATAGACGTAATTAATCAATGTGAGTCTGAACCCAATAAAGGGGAGACCAAGGCTTGTCCTACTTCTTTAGAGTCCATGCTTGAATTTGTTCATGGTATTATTGGTGCTGAGACTAATTATAACATTCACTCGACTAGCTATCCCACAACATCAGGTGCACCTTTGCAGAACTACACAGTTTTGGATATCTCAAAGGATATTTATGCTCCTAAATGGGTAGCATGTCACCCTAGGCCTTACCCATATGCACTTTACTATTGCCACTACCTAGACATAGGGAGTAAGATCTTCAAAGTTCTTCTAAAAGGTGAATATGGAGACATAATGAATGCTTTGGGAATTTGCCACCTAGACACATCTGCCATGAATCCTAATCATTTTATATTTGACCTACTTGGAATGAAGCCTGGGGAAGGTCCATTATGTCATTTCTTCCCTGTTAAGCATGTCTTATGGGTGCCAACCCCATCAGATGCCACTAAGTGA
- the LOC127088328 gene encoding uncharacterized protein LOC127088328 isoform X2, whose product MTHKVVMSLIPFLLLWLINDHGSLARDMNQVDQPYLDGWLKNTPLKNQKPSPNSDQVYLDGWLKDTRGEKAKVNLDSNQVYLDGWLKDTRTEKAKVNPDSNLVYLDGWLKDTRAEKEKVNPDSNQVYLDGWLKDTRAEKEKINPDSNQVYLDGWLKDTRDEKEKSNQVYLDGWLKDTRAEKEKSNPDSNQVYLDGWLKDSRAEKEKHNPNSNQVYLDGWLKDTRVQKEKASSDSNQVYLDGWLKDTRGEKEKSNHDSNQVYLDGWLKDTRGEKEKVNPDSNQVYLDGWLKDTRAEKEKVNPDSNQIYLDGWLKDIRVQKAKSNSDSNRVYLDGWLKDTRAEKVKVNPDSNQVYLDGWLKDTRDEKAKSTPDSNQVYVDGWLKDTRAEKAIVNSDSNQVYLDGWLKDTRAEKENSSPNSNLIYLDGWLKDNHVENAKSIPNSKQAYLDGWLKDSHAENDMKNGQHLEESNGKLSSKVDHTEAFKVAFFSLDDLYVGNVMTLQFPIREYAPFLPRKVADDIPVSKSQSPSLLQLFSLTKDSPQGEDMIDVINQCESEPNKGETKACPTSLESMLEFVHGIIGAETNYNIHSTSYPTTSGAPLQNYTVLDISKDIYAPKWVACHPRPYPYALYYCHYLDIGSKIFKVLLKGEYGDIMNALGICHLDTSAMNPNHFIFDLLGMKPGEGPLCHFFPVKHVLWVPTPSDATK is encoded by the exons ATGACACACAAAGTTGTTATGTCTCTCATTCCTTTTCTTCTTCTCTGGTTGATT AATGACCATGGAAGCCTTGCAAGAGATATGAACCAAGTTGATCAGCCTTATCTTGATGGGTGGCTCAAAAACACTCCATTGAAGAACCAAAAACCCTCCCCTAACTCCGACCAAGTTtaccttgatggatggttgaaagatacTCGAGGTGAGAAAGCAAAAGTCAACCTTGACTCCAACCAAGTTtaccttgatggatggttgaaagataccCGAACCGAGAAAGCAAAAGTCAACCCTGACTCAAATCTAGTTtaccttgatggatggttgaaagatacTCGGGCTGAGAAAGAAAAAGTCAATCCTGATTCTAACCAAGTTtaccttgatggatggttgaaagatacaCGAGCCGAGAAAGAAAAAATCAACCCTGACTCCAACCAAGTTtaccttgatggatggttgaaagataccCGAGATGAGAAAGAAAAATCCAACCAAGTTtaccttgatggatggttgaaagataccCGAGCCGAGAAAGAAAAAAGCAACCCTGACTCCAACCAAGTTtaccttgatggatggttgaaagataGCCGAGCTGAGAAAGAAAAACACAACCCTAACTCCAACCAAGTTtaccttgatggatggttgaaagataccCGAGTCCAAAAAGAAAAAGCCAGCTCTGACTCCAACCAAGTTTAC cttgatggatggttgaaagataccCGAGGTGAGAAAGAAAAATCCAACCATGACTCCAACCAAGTTtaccttgatggatggttgaaagataccCGAGGCGagaaagaaaaagtcaaccctgactccaaccaagtttacctggatggatggttgaaagatacTAGAGCCGagaaagaaaaagtcaacccTGACTCCAACCAAATTtaccttgatggatggttgaaagataTCCGAGTCCAAAAAGCAAAATCCAACTCTGACTCCAACCGAGTTTAtcttgatggatggttgaaagatacTAGAGCGGAGAAAGTCAAAGTCAACCCTGACTCCAACCAAGTTtaccttgatggatggttgaaagataccCGAGATGAGAAAGCAAAATCCACCCCTGACTCCAACCAAGTTTACgttgatggatggttgaaagataccCGAGCTGAGAAGGCAATAGTTAACTCTGACTCCAACCAAGTTtaccttgatggatggttgaaagatacaCGAGCAGAGAAAGAAAATTCCTCCCCTAACTCTAACCTAATTTAtcttgatggatggttgaaagataACCATGTTGAGAATGCAAAATCCATCCCAAATTCCAAGCAAGCTTACCTTGATGGTTGGTTAAAAGACTCGCATGCAGAGAACGACATGAAAAATGGACAACACTTGGAAGAATCGAATGGAAAACTATCTTCAAAAGTTGACCATACAGAAGCATTCAAGGTAGCTTTTTTCAGTCTAGATGATCTTTATGTAGGAAATGTAATGACCTTGCAATTTCCTATCAGAGAATATGCTCCGTTCTTGCCAAGAAAAGTAGCCGACGACATTCCTGTCTCCAAATCACAAAGCCCAAGCCTTCTTCAACTATTCTCACTCACAAAAGATTCTCCTCAAGGTGAAGACATGATAGACGTAATTAATCAATGTGAGTCTGAACCCAATAAAGGGGAGACCAAGGCTTGTCCTACTTCTTTAGAGTCCATGCTTGAATTTGTTCATGGTATTATTGGTGCTGAGACTAATTATAACATTCACTCGACTAGCTATCCCACAACATCAGGTGCACCTTTGCAGAACTACACAGTTTTGGATATCTCAAAGGATATTTATGCTCCTAAATGGGTAGCATGTCACCCTAGGCCTTACCCATATGCACTTTACTATTGCCACTACCTAGACATAGGGAGTAAGATCTTCAAAGTTCTTCTAAAAGGTGAATATGGAGACATAATGAATGCTTTGGGAATTTGCCACCTAGACACATCTGCCATGAATCCTAATCATTTTATATTTGACCTACTTGGAATGAAGCCTGGGGAAGGTCCATTATGTCATTTCTTCCCTGTTAAGCATGTCTTATGGGTGCCAACCCCATCAGATGCCACTAAGTGA